CAGATTTCTTGTTTTTCACAAGGGCTCCTGATTATGTGGTTGTCTGCCTTCAAGATAGGAGCCATCAGAAAAATTTCAACTAAATTTAGGACAAAATCCTTCCGCATTCCGAAGTGACGGTAACTCTTACTGAAATTCACAACCTGCCTTTGGATTGGGATGTTTTGTTATTGGATAAAACCAGCCGCGTTTCGGTGAACTTCCGCGAACTGGGGAAGTACACTTTTTTCTCAAGCGCTGGCGAAACGGTACGTGAATTTAGGATCGTGGTTGGCCGGAATGAGTTTGTCGAAACGAATGATTTGGATTTGGCCGGTGCACCGCAAGATTTTGTGTTATCCCAAAATTATCCTAATCCGTTTAATCCGAGCACGCAAATCAGTTATGAAATACCTGTAGCGAGTCAAGTGAAGATT
The Cytophagia bacterium CHB2 DNA segment above includes these coding regions:
- a CDS encoding T9SS type A sorting domain-containing protein, which encodes MLPHSEVTVTLTEIHNLPLDWDVLLLDKTSRVSVNFRELGKYTFFSSAGETVREFRIVVGRNEFVETNDLDLAGAPQDFVLSQNYPNPFNPSTQISYEIPVASQVKIVIYDLRGQFIWTLIDEQQSAGRYVVSWDGTNAGNERVASGIYLVRMEAGRFDCIRRVILIK